In Lactuca sativa cultivar Salinas chromosome 5, Lsat_Salinas_v11, whole genome shotgun sequence, the DNA window gtgaagatagtgcatttGGTGTCGTAGATGTAATGCCTCTAGATTTTTAGGGCGAAAACTACcgctcctagttcgagatcgtgCGTCGTATAAtttacctcgtgtgtcttcagctatcTTGAGGTGTAGGAAATGATCTTTCctcgttgcatcaacacacatccaagaccttggtttgatgcatcgcaaaaAATCACAAAGTCGTCTGCTCCATCTCGTAGGGACAAGATCGGAGCACTGCACAGAGCTTACTTCAGTGTTTGAAACGCAGTTTCTTGCTTATCCCCCCCATATGAAAGTTACCCCTTtctgagtcaaggtggtgagcggttttgtgattttggaaaagttttggatgaatcttcgatagtaacTAGCGAGTCCTAAAAATTGCCAAATTTCTATGGGCGTCCTTGGTGCTGCCCAACTTTCAATTGCCTTGATCTTTGaagggtccacatggattccttccttgctgactacaTGCCCGAGGAAATTCACCTCTCGAATCCAGAACTCGCGCTTTGAAAACTTGGCGTACAATTTTTGTACCCTCAGCGTCTCTAGTACTCGATGTAAATGCTAGCTGTGTTCATCCTTACTTCGGTAGTAGACTAGTATATGATCGATGAAGACAATTACgaacttgtctaagtaaggtcgaaacacccgaaaggcatcactacaaattcatagtgaccataacgcgTTCTGAACGCTGTGTTGGGAATATCCTCTGCTTGGAGtcgtagttgatggtatccagatCTAAGGTCAATCTTCGAGAAGAAACTCGCTCCTTGTacttggtcgaagaggtcatcgattcgaggcaaagggtatcggtttttgatggtgagtttgtttaatttgcggtagtctatgcacatacggatagatccgtccttcttcttaacgaacaaaaccggtgctccccaaggcgagaagcttcgTCTAATGAAGCCTTTGCTCAGTAGTTCGTTcagttgactggacagttcctgcatctcggctggagcTAGACGGTATGgcaatttggctacgggggtagctccgggaattaagtcgattcggaattcgacttgtcgagGAGGGGGTACTCCGAGAAGGTCTTCTGGGAATACATCGGGGAAATTGCAGACCTCCGGAATGTCCTTGATGTCCTTCATTCCTTGACCCTTATCTACGACGTGGCCTAGGAAGGCGTGGTACTCCTTGCGGAGATACTTTTAAGCCTTTATAATAGAGATGATCTGAAAGTTTGTGCTAGGCTTGTCACCATAAACCATGAGAGCTTCGCCActcggcagattaaggcgaacagccttttTGTGACATAGGATTTCCACATGGTGAGGGCATAACCAATCCATGGCAATGACAACTTCAAAACTTTTTATggtgaccggcataaggtcgatttggaAAGAGTAGTTATTTAAGGTGAGGGTACACCCGGTGTAAATATTGTTAGTGTTCTCTGTTtctccgttagccatttctacggtgaatGTGTCTTTTAGTGTTTGTGGTGTTTCATTAAGCAAGCGCTTAAATTTGTGGCTCATGAAGATTTTCACTGTGCCactatcgaaaagaatgcatttGTAGGTATTGTTGAGGGGAAACGTACCTGTAACCACAGTTGGATCTGCGACGGCTTCCTTATGACCTATCGCCAGAACTCTGCCCACTTCACCGAGGTTGGTGTTTCTTGCCTTCGGGAAGTTACGTTTGAGGTTTCCTGcttctccacatccatagcaggttcgGCTTGCTCCAGCGTTAGCAGCTTGTGCGTTCGGTTGGGCTGGAGTTCTACAGAATCGGGCGATGTGCCCCTTTTTGTTACAGTTGGTGCAATGCATTTCACGGCATGCACGTTGTGGtgtagctgcatttgttgcatttGAGCAGGTTCCCGACGTATTGTCTTATCGGAGTGGGGTTGGCAGTGGTTGTGGCAGCGTGAACTGCaaccacttgttgtttcttggcagGGTCTTGAGTAGACTAGTCCTTTTTCTTATTCCAGAATTTTCTTTTGTTGTTTCCCCCTTTTGCTTGCTCGGAGGTGGTCGTTACAGTGCCATGGCTGGGCCAGTTCCTTGTCACTGTCGAAGGTAGTTAGCTTTGAGGCCAATAcgtgtccttgaagttgctgagaTAATCCCCACACATATCTTTCCACCTTCTTGCTTTCAGTAGGAACCATCCCGGGACACAGCATGGCTAGATCACTAAACATTGAGGTCTACGATAGAATGTCAGAGCCTTTCATTTTAAGACCCAAAAATTCTTCCTCCAACTTCTGTATCTCACCCCTGGGGCAGTACTCCTTCATTAACATGGTTTTCAGATCTTCCCATGTTATCGCATTAGCCACTGGAAGCGTTAGTGCGTTGACATGACCCTTCCACCAGGTGAGGGCTCTCTCGGAGAATGTGCATGAAGCAAATTTAACCTTGCTTGCTTCAGGGCATGCGCATATTTCGAAGACGGtctcggttttctcgaaccattgtagCAACGCTATGATACCTCCGCTTCCATTGAAGGTTTTGGGCTTGGTGTTAGTAAAGTCTTTGTAGGTACACTCTCTCGAGTGTCCCTGGCCGTCACCGTTATTGGAATTCGAGGCACCACTACCTACACCTCCCAAATTACTGGGATTGATTTGGGCTATCACGGCTGCCACTGCGGCCGCTATCGCAGCCTGGAACATGGCTGGGTTGAACTGAGGAGCTGGTGGTGGGGGTGGTGTAGTCACAGCTGCTTCGTCGCGTCTAGGATTTCTACTAGGTGGCATTTTCTGCGATTTTACAAGAATGAAAAGACAATAAGTCTTTGATACAAGTCGAGTGCTAAGCTAAACATTATTAGTTCTTTATATGCATCATGACTCCGACTTGTAAAAATGTTGTAAGAATTCATTCATACTAGAAGTCTATAAACAATGAAAAATAGACTTTATGAATTTCGATAGTATTGATTCTCATGAAATGTCTGTGATAGTATCCATACCGGGTCCAACCAATAATCACTTGATGTATAATATTTACTAGTAATTAAAATTAGATAACTTTTGCATCTAATGGTTCTGCCCTGGGCGCACaagcaaacaaggaacaggatccAAGGCAGAACCACCATTTCTAAGTCGACATGGTCTCAATTTCATATAACTTTGCTTATAAATCAAACAATCATAAATCGGACACTGGTAAATTTAGTCTGTAAACATTCCTTGTCATGAACTTGATGTGATAAAGCAAATTGCATgtcaatttcattgatataaCCTAGTATACAATATTGGGAAAAATTTTACCCTATAAGGGTCTATGTTACATCAATGTACGGAAAATTTTGACCGCCTAACAGATCTTGGAAGTGTAAACACTTAAATCGTGAGATCGGACCTAGAATACTAGAAAATAATAGTAATATTGGTCCGCAAACTAGAATAAACTCGAGCGAGTAGTGCAATACTACTCGCGGCGGTTGAAGCTCTGACGATCATAAAGTGTAGACACGAAGTTCCTCATTTCAGCTCGGGATTTTGCTGCTTGGCGCTCTGCTTCAGCCAGGCGTCCTTCAAAAGTGGATCGGTATTCTCGGAGTTCTTGCACTTCAGCTCGGGTCGCAGCCATTTCCCATCGAAGAAGCTCGGTGCGGTCTCGAGTCCGATCGTGTTCATCATCCAACCGGCGAATGCGAACGGAACTAAGATAGGGAGGGATCGGTCGGCTGACCCTCCTCTGCTGAGATCGTAGAAACCTCGTTGCATGCCATAGGGGGCCGGTGACGTTGCTCTCGGCTCCATCGATGTATAGTTCCAGTCCATTGGGGCGTCGACCCTGGTAGTGTTGTGGAGGAATAGGTGCTGGGTGTGGATTGTAATTTTCGGGTTCGGAGTCGGTTCCATCTGAGTCTTCTTCCTCTTCACCATCTATGGATTCTTCCTCTTCCATGGGTTCTTCATCCtccatgggttcctcatcctccatGGGTTCCTCTTCTGAATCCTGCTCTAGGTCTTCTACAATCCAACCGGCATTCCCATGGTTGGGAAACTAGGGGTCACCTGGTAAGTCGAATCCTGCATCGTACCTGTACGAGAATGGGGATAAGGAGGAATGTCGCGAGAAAAACTTTGGGAACAAGAAGTTAGTTTTCGAAGTTGTGACTAAGGCTTTTTGTGttacaatactcctatagtatttttttaagtttgattcttgaaatttttCGTAACCTGCAGACTTGTTGCTCACCCTGATCCTTCTTCGGCATACATTGGTCCTACCTTCGtttaatatagttgatcaggctatattcatccaagATCTGACTACATACCCCAAAGCTGAATCATGGTATTCAACTGGTCGTGATACTTTTATGTTGTTGCCATTATGATACTGAATTAGTATGTGCGATTGTGCGAATACTTttgtaaaaatatacatttttattttatagtaTTTTTGAAAAGCTACGTCAGAGAATTTtttccctttgtatttatagtttgtatatcttacgtggttcgatatacttagttcactataaacgaagctctgataccaatctgtcacaccccaaaaccggaacggcgaaaacgttctggggtggatgacgtcatgtcaagtatcacaacatatgtagtatagtaatcaaagtacaacaaccattacattaatagtaataattttacatcggttacatgttatagtaatatcaaagtaattacagaacataacatagacgcagctcggtactaggctgtctccacaaaagctctcgggatgtacctgtctatcgatgacctgagaatgcaagttattttgaaagcgagtattagcattttataatgctggtgagtccataagtatttagtgtcatttgtataaatgcgcatttttattcaaaataactttatgaaagatagtagtttagaatctacggtgtattagcgtcctttccagaaaatcctatattttctaactaAAAGCAGTCTTCGACCAAGACCCGACATATTTATGTTTTTAGGAGCAGTTTTCCCCCTAAttactatcaataccaaaatacaGAATTGACTTTAAAAGAATAATGACAGAATCACAAGTGAAAATACTAGGGAAAAATAATATATACCTCAGCAGTAACACTGCTGACTAAAACAAAAGaatacatagactccaggagagtatcaaatgaatgatacgcctggctcagtctaacaaaaggaagcacagactcTAGACAGTATCGAAGGaacaatacagctagcaaagtctaaaacaggaaaacacagactccagacagtatcgaatgaacgatatagctagcaaagtctaaaacaaaaagggtgaatgtgaactcgtatgtaaccatgctgatcgatGACAGAGTATTCAATGACCCTCTAGGTCACGTCTAGAGGTAatggcattatgtcacccatgggcatTATCGGTGCGGACTGTAGCTGGTAgtctgggtgtgggagtgtcaatgccgtatagatctatacacatgatgttcgctctccatcccggagactctggttacacagcGTTCACGCAATGAAGCAtcgtagagggaaatagtgtgtcacattccaAAGTAAAAGAGAGTGAGATAGATagaaagagagatagagagagatagagggatagatagagagagatagagtctcctaactattcctataatagttactagggctCCAGAAACATGAATAATATAGAGGGATGCATGTACTACTCAAGGTGATGAattggttgagagagagagagagagcttttatgtccatacatgtatacatgatatataactaatagttaaacgaccttcggacggataaccgatacccaccagaccacatcccaacgaggaaaaggaaatagggcgaactagccttcctaagtcctttaaatattatttatataactatacgaatataggcatgcatttaacgaaataaaagcataACAAAAACTTGGATAAAACTTTTGGAAAACTTTATAAGTAAGAATTTATACAAgcttttgaaaatgattttataaaacagtttaagtggagaaaacctttggaaaacctttaacaagAAATTAGGACTTGATGTCATTCTATAAATCAaactttgaaaacctttggaaaacctttgaaaaaccttCGGAAAACCTTTCGAATACTTATGATAATCTAAAAGAGAAATTCATACTTTAACAAAAGTTGAAAGCGAGATTGGAAAACCTTTTGTTAGATGAagcagtttaacatgtaaaaatccatttgctatacagttattaatcacatgtgatttatctaataactgtatagttcaacttgtatccccccctataaaagcagttaaaatcatttgaaagattaattcaggggtatgaactcacctgtcgtgGGCGATTCAGACGAATGGACGGTAGAGgacgctaggtgtcaagcgaggacctgaacacacactcggatcctatttaacatataatgatacatttaagtatctaattattCATTAAATAACTAATCAAGCAAATAAGGATGTCCAgctacatgaaaacacttttctacaagtgctaggagtgctaaggggtgtttacggttctggaaccatatcccccatgagtttacggccctaaacgcATAAGAATGGTGAATTTGTGTGCTTTAAGGCTTCATGCTTGACAAATAAAGGTACTAGAGTTGATTTAAGGGTTATGGAAGTGATTAAGGCTCAAGAATGGAcactttagggagtttacggtttctgaaccactccttggggagttttatggccgtaaacacatgagtttacgaccgtaaacgcatgagtttacggttgtaaactcatgttagtccattttcttttttgctttagtggttctaggctatgtaggcaaggttctagtcacttaaaTAAACAttggaaggtgttaagggcacttaaaacccctttagaaggtgtttacggttttgggagatccccaaaccgtaaactcatgtttaccctctTAAATTCATGTGTGGGGTTCTTAGATCATTCATGCAAGCCCTAGGCCATTAGCTAAGCATTGGAAAGgttttgggagggtttttgggcatcaaaaccctctttcaaggtgtttacggttttgggatgttcccaaaccgtaaactcttgttcttggggttttcAGATGTTTAAGCCACGAATTTGCAAGTGTGATAAGCtgaacaacaagctaggaaggttaacttaccattttgaagctcgaaggggcgatttttgaccaaaacccgatttggagatagagaaagtagagagaggaggCTCCTAAGGTGTGAAAAGGTTGGAaggaaacccactcaacccttatgtAGGCTCGATTTTATGACCTGGGTGGGGGTCCACCCAACACCAACCGCAAACGGGGTTTTTCGCGACTTCCGCTAATCACGgcaaattttaaattatacctccttatttttggtttgcctggcgaatattatttaaaatattccaacgggcttaaatccggttaaaaatattttgggataaattaggctaatttttgacgtacttaATTACGGCATTACAACaaacggaaatttcgggttgtcacatcacccccctgttagagggaatttcataccaaaattagagtttaggcaTAGAAGTAGGCATGAATGATTGAGTAACGAGATGAGGGTATTTCCTAATCGATTTGCCCTCGCACTCCTAAGTGAACTCCGGCCtttgcttggcgttccaacgaaccttcaccaacgggatgcggattcggttcgttcgtttgacctctcggCTAATGAGTCCAACAGGTTCCTTTACGAAGTTGGGTTTCTCAAAGATTCCTATCTCGACGAGTGGGATTTCGAGAGTCACGTCGGGCAAACACCTTGTCCATGTTGGAGACGCGAATAGACTACGGTGAAATTTATGGAATTTCTAAAGTAGTCGAGGTCTgatgagggttggaccaattcttaTAAAGAATTTCGGATGGTTCTAGGCTCTCGGAAAGGTAGAGctttttcagtacttagaacataaagTACTTCTATGGTGAGATAATCACTGGCGAGATCGCCATTTTGAATTTCTAAAAGTTCTCTCTTACTGAGGGTGTAGttcttcgggttggttcttagatGGTTCAGGTCGTCCTCGGTTTGCATTCTCTACTAGTTGGCTTTAGGAGGTTTTCAGGATCATCAAATGTAATGGCTACACCCTGACATCTATTGATTATGTGGCTTCTATCTCGACCTAGTGCAAAAATGGACTTGCAATTCTGACTCTTGAGGCATCCCTAATGGAAACTCTCAAAGTCGGTGAGATGGGGTTTTACCAGACGATCGTttagaaaattttcaaacttttcatCATCGCCTGGTTGACGCTTTCACGATATGATTTCTAACAGGAAAGAATCGTGGTCTTACTTACTTTGTTGTTCCATGAATAACAATCTCTGATTAGGGCTAACTTAGCCCATTGAGATTTTCTGAATCGACGGACtatttcaggaggtggttctactatctcttttGAGATAGCATtccttggaacacctagtagcccaacgaatctctaagacatgccctattctctaaggtGTCGGTTCATTCCAGTTGCAGAAAGCGCGTGATCTTgcataacccatcgactaacacctaagtcggtgtcgagtctataatctcttcaggatttgggttataaggcttaacgcaacctactttcgtactttattcaagtattcttggctgcggagtttatcctgtggttcttggcattctggTACTCAcatcggagaatgcagtctatcgtctacagggcgacggtgacttcttccaTGTGAGGAGGCgaagtgtcctaggcactacttgtcggtaacagggtggacgaagcGCCTGAGTAGTACGAGCATCTTCcgcaactactcttccggtggTTTCGAGTTTCCTCGAAGTAGATTAAGTCTAGGAagtatagggttccgtcactcgGAGCTTCTAATTTCCTCATCCATTCTTCTTAGAGTTTAACTTATCACAACTTCTAGGTTTTCAGGATATCTACTGAGATGCTTAATttgtgggattaagcgtgaatggatggttgcagtcaatgtccttgactcttacgactccgatttctttaccaactgagggtgttagctactatattGGCTTAATCGGggtgacaacaaatttcggatttgcggtcattttagtagctcaacccgtagtggttctcttgactctagttcctattctatgggataggatgaagggttttactatgaggttcgtggtagagatCATACTTGGCATAACCACTAaaacttggtgtatgcaagccgtatataattgagatcggcGGGATGTTTAGTTTTGCAGCTCCACcgcagacccacaacccaacgacgaacagggagtagggaggaagcacacatcttaaatctttttgatctaaattatataccactcttatgcatatactcagttaatAGTAGTCAATCCCATGAGTTCtttcctcttgattcacgaacctgattgtaaCGTGCtgagggtctttctgggggatctacggagtaggtttcaggtggttatcgtcttctggtaTGCCTGTAGTGTCTTTCGCTTCAGGTTCTATTTGTCTAaggaagggttggttaacagcgcacgATACCCTACTCAGGGGTATTTCGGAAAGTTTTAGATAAGagagacgactgacggatcgcattaggttttattattaggttcagaaggacctttatttgccgaaatggctacggtgaaagttctttttaaacagcactaggaatttacacatggttgcactaaattgagccatgattgatagaggcatCGAAGTTGGCATACGTCGACCTGACATATAATGAGGGTCGATATGGCCATGTattgaacgggcacacaagttcttggcgtcCTGGGTtccgtcccgtgtatcactgtcacGGATACATTGACCGATAGAgttgacgcggaactatagagggtcctgaggttTCGGAATAATGTATTGTCCATGAATGGATTCTTACGAGTTCTTTCTATAATCGCTTAgcatacactagtcatgtataattaaggtgggaaggactgttgactgagcaacTCCGCCCTAaagccacaaccaaacgaggaataggaaatgaggcaacatcactcactcgaggtctatccatcttaattttACATGGCCTTAACGTATGTAccgagccattatagctttacctgatgaaattttgaattcttacaactgtgctgcgactttcgccttatcgggagagtaattacatttagaattagcgttttaatgtttttggttagTTATCTAGGATTGAGAGATGTACCAAAattctaccgggttccttgatgatTCTTCCtaggcattagagttagactcctcctacgCCTTTGTCGTTCctttcagttgggcagtcccgCTTGAAGTGCCCAATCTCACTACATAGATGACACACTAGACTGGTTGCCATATTGGTGGTTGAtataatgaactcaaccggggttctgcgggtacgagcggtatgccccttcttgttgtaCCCAGCGCAAAAGAATTCTCGACAACTACCATGATGATGCTAGCTAcgcttgctgcagtggggaaggcttCCTAGGTATGGCCTTCTAGGTGTCaggatggaagggttggcaggggtattgactgtctcagctctttgcccttcggaaggtccttgagctgaggtacttccctcctcgttcttgaactttctcttcattGGCTTTGGTTGGGGTTCTTGGGTAGTTGGGTACGCAGGAGTTGGTTGCTGCCGTCCATTACTAGGATCGGGAAtctcgatagggctcttgctaacattggcgttgttagcattcagttaagccatgacagctgctacggctgccgagactgcaactTGGAATggagcttcatcgaataggagagtcggtttcttgccagcggatTAGTTACGTTTCATTGGACGCATGtgtttcctacacggaaaggaacacaagctgataaGAGACAATATTTTAACTCTAGATGTATCTACCATTACTATaataggcataaattttccccgcgcctcggatattggttatctaagtgtcgacctacatccctatgatgtagtccaagtattcaaggtaggagtaagagtatcggaaagccataagatgggagtcgttcctactaagttatctttatgctggaaaggttcactctccggcttggaaagatttgagggaAGTTCGGAACGAGGATCACGGAAGAAAAGGGCTCATGaaaacttatggctaaacaccctcaatcgaggttttgaaatccgatctaatcgtattacttgcgatgGGAAAAGGCGATttgcctaacacatagtgtgagtggtgtaatcactaactcactaaattgtattgttttatgggtgtattagcgtgacgaatacaaggaaaagacacttctcgggttccatgtattggctccctctgtctacctcttatCCTTGAATAGGACCGACGTTTGttttcttcgggtagttacctagggttctcttctcgtgaagacatattcaatttctactccgtcttacttccgatcctgactctgagtgtcatcgcttcatgatgaatgactggaaatctcggaagttcaggcgGATTTCCCACCggtgtccctaaaaggtataggcacttggtggtttcaatagtctcgtcctagttcatttatttccgaactagaAATCTTgtcaatgaacctcttctaggTCTGAATCAACTTTTCTGTCGAACACTAAATTGGGTAAGGTTTCTACAGGGTTCgggcgagaatggaaatgtctaaagaatcctaagagattattaaaacatttcacttGGTGATCCATATTgtgtcctgctacaattacatagcgtacacaaatcatatatagcttagattcgataggctttcgaatatgtgatactaatctatatccacatcccaacgaggaaaaggaagtagagcgaaaccaaaCATTCtaagcctatgggatccttattgtATATATCCTTGGAAGTATACACTATGTAATCATAGGTCTATTAAGGGGGATCTCTTTAGTTTTCACGCAAGGTTATCTATggttcctaaaatactcctatggtatttttaatttcttgtttgattcttaacttctgaatatgattctgggattaatgtaagccttttagtattccaaaatactcccatagtattttaaactttatgtttggccctagcattcctagttggtaagtttcagattcgttgcaacaccaccatcactcccaagcacatgttggtcgcaTCTCAAATAAATGCAGTTGATCAAGTTACATTTATTCcaacttacgattacataactgcccaggtttgacagtaattgtcaacatccaaagacttttatttgttcttcttgtgatactttgttcgggtgtttatattctggatgttcttacactttggtaaaatatagttatattttaaagtataattcttggtcagagtgttttatccctatgtatttataggttgtatatattttatgaattgatatactgagctcacaataaacaatgctctgataccaatctgtcagaccccaaaaccggaacggcggaaacgttctggggtggatgacgtcatgtcaagtatcacaacatatgcagtatagtaatcaaagtacaacaaacattgcattaatagtaataattttacatcggttacatgttatagtaatatcaaagtaattacagaacataacatagatgcacCTCGGTACTAGGTTGTCTCCACAAAAGCTCCCatgatgtacctgtctatcgatgacctgagaatacaagttattttgaaatcgagtatcagcattttataatgctgctgagtccataagtatttagtgttatttgtataaatacgcatttttattcaaaataactttataaaagatagtagtttagaatctatggtgtattagcgtcctttccaaaaaatcctatattttctaaataaaagctgTCTTCTACCAAGAGCCGACATATTTTTGTTTTAAGGAGCAGTTTTCCCCCAAAttactatcaataccaaaatacatAATTGACTTTAAAAGAATAATGAGAGAATCACAAGTGAAAATACTAGGGAAAAATAATATATACCTCAGCAGTAACACTGCTGACTAAAACAAAAGaatacatagactccaggagagtatcaaatgaatgatacgcctggctcagtctaacaaaaggaagcacagactcTAGACAGTATCGAAGGaacaatacagctagcaaagtctaaaacaggaaaacacagactccagacagtatcgaatgaacgatatagctagcaaagtctaaaacaaaaagggttaatgtgaactcgtatgtaaccatgctgatcgatgatagagtatccgatgaccctccaggtcacgcgtagaggtagtggcattatgtcacccatgggccttaccggcgcggactatagctagtagtctgggtgtgggagtgtcaatctcgtatagatctatacaaatgatgttcgctctccttcccgaagactctggttacacggcgttggcgaaatgaagcgtcgtagagggaaatagtgtgtcacattctaaagtaaaaaagagagagagagagagagagagagagagagagagatagagagagacatagagggagagatagagagagatagagtctcctaactattcctataatagttactagggttcgagaaacatgaataatagaagGGTGCATGTACTACTCAAGGCGATGAattgattgagagagagagagaaagagagagag includes these proteins:
- the LOC111920368 gene encoding uncharacterized protein LOC111920368; its protein translation is MHCTNCNKKGHIARFCRTPAQPNAQAANAGASRTCYGCGEAGNLKRNFPKARNTNLGEVGRVLAIGHKEAVADPTVVTGTFPLNNTYKCILFDSGTVKIFMSHKFKRLLNETPQTLKDTFTVEMANGETENTNNIYTGCTLTLNNYSFQIDLMPVTIKSFEVVIAMDWLCPHHVEILCHKKAVRLNLPSGEALMVYGDKPSTNFQIISIIKA